The segment GGGGGTGGGGAATTTCAGTGATCAACTCCGGGGATTTTCAATGACCATCAACACGATGACCCATCCCGGCTCAAGGCGCATCTAGTTCGAGCGCCGGACCCATGCCCACACTGCCCTCCGGGCGGATCTTGACGAGACAGTCAAGCGGTCGCGCCCGTGACTTGCCCAGGATGGCCGACCTGCCGTGCGGCGATCGTCTTGGTCGGCGTCCTCTTCCAACCCGGGCCGGGCCCGTCGGCCGGTTCAGGTCCTGGTGACCCGTCGGCGGCGCTCGCGATGGGGCGTGGTGGGACGGGATGGGCGCGGTGCGTGGGGTAGGCGGCGAGCGATCTCCTCGCGGGTGACCCCCCGGGTGGAACGCGCGCAATCGACCGCCTCCCTGATGGCGGCTATGTGTCCGGGCCTGCTCCCGCAGCATGCGCCGATCAGCCGCGCCCCTGCCCTGATCGCCAGATCGACGTAGGTGGGCATGATCTCGGGACCATGGGGATAGGCCAGGTGTCCCTCGGTGTAGGCGGGCAGGCCGCAGTTGGCCTTGGCCACGATGGCCGTTCCCGGGTCTGCGTCGGCCAACTCGCTCACGGCAAGCACCACGTCGCCGGCTCCCACGCCGCAGTTGGCCCCGACCGCCGCCGGGAGGACGGCCTGAGCGCGGCTCCAGGCGGCCAACTGCTCGGGACGAAAGCCCATCATGGTCCGTCCGTGGGTGTCGAAGCTCATCGTGGCCACGACCGGCGTCTGGAACAATAGGGCCGCCTCGTACGCCGCTTCCAGTTCCTCCCGGCTAGACATGGTCTCTATCCAGACCACGTCGACGCCACCCCGCACGAGAGCGTCGATCTGCTCCGCAAAGACGTCGACGGCAGCGCCGTGCTCCAGTGGTCCGAGGGGTGCCAGCAGGTCACCTGTGGGCCCGACGCTCCCTGCTACCGCGACGGGTCGTCCGAGACGGCCGGCCAGCCGCCGGAGCAGCGCCGCGGCCGCCATGTTGAGTTCGGCAACCCGGTCCTGGAGTCCGTGCAGGGTGAGCCGTCGCCGGTTGGCCCCGAACGTGTTGGTGAGGACGATGTCGCATCCCGCATCAAGGAAGCCCGAGTGTGCCTCGATCACCATCTCCGGACACTCTACGTTCAGCAGCTCGGGACAGGCGCCGGCCGGCATTCCTAACGCGAACAGGCTGGTGCCCATGCCTCCGTCAGCTACCAGGATTCCCGTCTCGGAGAGCAATCGATCGGGCGATGTGCTGGCAGCAGGGTTCGATGAGGACACGGCTTCCTCCGTTTCCGCCAGGATGCCGGTGCCCTGAAGGGCTCCTTCACGAGAAAGGGGCCACCCAGCTTCTGCGGCCCCATGAGCTCTTCCTGTGGAAGTGCCCGGTCGCTTTAGCTGGTCTTCTAGAGCGCCCGCAAGCTGACTGATCAAATCGGCGCTGTCTTCGGGCTGAGTGTATCACCCCCGGCGAGCCGGTGGCGGGAGTGACGCGAGCTGCAACGCGGCCGGCCGGCTCCGAACTGGAGGATCCTTGGAGTCAGCGCCTGTAGACCACGCGGCCATGGGTGACCACGAGAACGGGTCTCCGTAGCGTCTCCAGCGACGACATCGGGTTCTCCTCGACCAGGATCAGGTCGGCTACCGCACCGGGGTCGGGAGTCGAGCAGTCACCGAAGCCGTTGAGCGACCGGCCGCCCACCGAGGCGGCGTGCAGGACCGACCGCCTGTCCATCCCGGCCCTCTCCAGCATCTCGAGCTCCCGGTGGAAGCGTGGCCCGATCGGGTTCAGGTCGGCGCCGACGGCAACCTGGACACCCGCCTCGATGCACGCCTGGAGGGCGGCGGCGTGGACCGGCATCAGCTCCCGGGACCGGTTGGCGGCGTGCTCCGGCCAGCCCTGGCTCTGGATGTACTCCTGGTCGTGGGTAACGCCGATGGTGGGCACCAGCCACGTGCCGTTCCGGGCCATCACCGCCGCGGCCTGTTCGTCGAGCATGTAGCCGTGCTCGATCGAGCGCCCGCCCAACTCCGAGAAGGCGATGGCGGGTTCGTTGCCCCCGCAGTGGGCCGCCATCGGTATGTGGCGCTGGTTGGCCACCTCCATCAGGGTTGCCAACTCGGCGTCGGTGAACTGGCCCTCGTCGGCCGCTTCGAAGGGGCTGTACAGGCCGCCGGTCAGCATGATCTTGATCCACTGGGCGCCCCGCTCAACCTGGCGCCGGACCGCCCGGGCCATCGCATCCGGGCCGTCGACCACCAACTCAGCGCCCATCTGGGTGTAGACCCGGGGAAAGGCGGTACCGTGGCCGCCCGTGGTCCGGACGCCCCGCCCGGCCCCGGTCACCCGGGGTCCGAGGGTGGTGCCGGCGGCGTAGGCCCGGCCCCAGGCCAGGTCAAGATCATCGGCCTCGTCCACGCACCGCACCCCGGTTACGCCCATCTCCGCCGCCTGGCGGAAGTTCTCCCCGGCTCTGATCGTCCGGTCGGGAGCCGCCTCGAAGTAGCCGGTGGCGTCCGGGTCGTACATGAGCCCGCCGGCGTGGGCATGGCAATCCCACAGGCCGAACATGGCATGCAGGCCCGACCCGTCCACGGTTCTACCCGCGCTGCTGTCCTCGGCCAGGATGGCGCCGTCCCGGATAAACAGGTCACGCGTCTGTGACTCGCCGGCGGCGGTGTCGAGCCAGGAAACGCCCCGGATCCGGAGAGGGGGGGTCGGGGCGTGGATGTCGGACATTATCCGGTCGAGTAGCCGTCGATCGCGTCCTGGGCGGCCAACTCGGGATCCCGCTCCTCCGGGACGCCGTAGCCCCCACCTCCGCCGGTGGCGACATGGAGCCGCGATCCCTTCGGCGCCGGTCTCTGGTTGGCCTTGAGTAGCGGGACCGTCTCCCCTTCCACGGTCAGCGTCACGTCGGTGGCTGCGCCGTCCTCGCCGCCGAACAATCCCCAGGCGGGCGTTCTGGTGCGCTCGAACCAGGTCGACACGGTTATGTCGTCGGCTAGCACCTCGTAGTCCCGCAGCACTCCCAGGCCGCCGCGCCACCTGCCCCGGCCGCCCGAATCGGGCCAGACCGAGTACTGGTGGACCCGGATCGGGTAGCGGGACTCCATGACCTCCACCGGGATGTTCTTGAGGTCGCCGCCGCCGTAGTTGATGAGCCCATTGGTGCCGTCGCCGCCCTGGTAGGCGCCCCAGCCGACCGCGGTGGCCTCTCCCACCACGAAGTCCTCGCCGGTCCGGGGGTTGGGGCCGCTGAACAGGACGTTCATCGGGTCGGCGGCCTGGCCGGCCACCACCCGTTCGGGGACCGCCGGTGCCAGCGCCCGGATGAACAGGTCGATCATCATCCCGAGGTGGGGGTAGTAGTACTGGCAGGCGGCCGGCTCCCGGGCGTCGAACACGGAAGCCTCCGGTGCGCTCAGCGTGAGGTTGCGGAAAGTGCCTGCTGTGACCGGGACGTCGGAGTTGATCAGCATCTTGAAGGCCAGATTGGCCGCCGCCTCGGTCTGGGCCAGTCCGCAGTTCATGCAACCGGGAGTCATCGGCGCCGACCCGTCCAGGTCGACCCTGATCTCCTCGCCCTCCACCGTCACCACCACCTTGACGTACACGGGATCACCGCCCGGTCCCCAGCTGTCCATCTCGCCGTCGGTCTCGTACACCCCGTCAGAGATGGATGCCACCGCCTCGCGATCGAGGCGTTCGCACTGGTCGAAGATGACCTCGGCGGCGGCGGTCACGGTGTCCAGCCCGAAGCGGTCGATCAGCTCGGCAAGCCCGCGCTCGCCGGTCCGGCAGGCGGCGATCTGGGCGTGCATGTCACCCCAGATCGAGCGGGGAAGGCGGCTGTTGCGGGTCAGGAAGTCGAGCATCCCCCGTTCGGGCTTGCCTTCCCGGTAGAGGTGGACGGGCGCGATCCGGTAGCCCTCCTGGTAGATGGAGGTGGAGTCCATCGCCTGGCCGGGATCCTTGGCGCCGATGTCCAGCCAGTGGGCCTTGGTGGCGCCGAACCCGACCAGTTCCCCGCTGTGGAAGATGGGCGAGATCACGTTGACGTCGTTGAGGTGGCTGCCGACCATGTAGCTGTCATTGACCGCGTAGACATCACCGGGCCGGCAGCTCTCCGGGCCGCCCATGTGCTCGAGAGTGACGTCGATGGCGGCTTCCAGACTCCCGAGGAAGATGGGCAACCCGGGAGCCTGTCCGAGCAGGTTCCCGCGGGCGTCGAAGAGGCCGACCGAGCAGTCCTTCATCTCGTAGATGATGGGGGTGTAGGCGGAGCGGGCCAGGTTGTTGTTCATCTGGGACGCGATCGAGATGAAGGCGTTACGGATCACCTCGACGGTGACCGGGTCTACGTACATGTTGCTAACTCCTATCGCCCGGTGAGGGCGGCTCGGGTAATCCTATGGAAACGGGCGCTTCGACAGCCTTCCAGCACCGGACCATCTGACCGGTACGGGTCTCCCGCAGCGGCTGGGGCTCGGCGCACTTCGACTCCGAGAACGGACATCTCGGCATCAGGCGGCATCCGGGCGAGCCCAGGTGGTCGGTGCTGATCTCGCCGGACAGGCGTACCGGCTCCCCCATGTGGCCCGGTTCCTCGAGCTGGGCGGCTTCCAGCAGGCCGCGGGTGTAGGGGTGGGCGGCTTGGCGGTAGACCTGATCCCGGGTGCCGATCTCGACGAACTGACCGAGGTACATCACCGCCACGCGGTGGGCCATGGCGTACACCACCCGGAGGTCGTGGGCCACCAGCAGGTAGGCCAGTTGTGCGGTCTCCTGGAGACCGGTGAGCAGGTTGACGATCTGGCCCCGGATGGACACGTCCAGGGAGGAGGTGGGTTCGTCCAGGAACAGCAACCGGGGTTCGACCAGCAG is part of the bacterium genome and harbors:
- the bmt gene encoding betaine--homocysteine S-methyltransferase, whose amino-acid sequence is MSSSNPAASTSPDRLLSETGILVADGGMGTSLFALGMPAGACPELLNVECPEMVIEAHSGFLDAGCDIVLTNTFGANRRRLTLHGLQDRVAELNMAAAALLRRLAGRLGRPVAVAGSVGPTGDLLAPLGPLEHGAAVDVFAEQIDALVRGGVDVVWIETMSSREELEAAYEAALLFQTPVVATMSFDTHGRTMMGFRPEQLAAWSRAQAVLPAAVGANCGVGAGDVVLAVSELADADPGTAIVAKANCGLPAYTEGHLAYPHGPEIMPTYVDLAIRAGARLIGACCGSRPGHIAAIREAVDCARSTRGVTREEIARRLPHAPRPSRPTTPHRERRRRVTRT
- a CDS encoding amidohydrolase family protein, which gives rise to MSDIHAPTPPLRIRGVSWLDTAAGESQTRDLFIRDGAILAEDSSAGRTVDGSGLHAMFGLWDCHAHAGGLMYDPDATGYFEAAPDRTIRAGENFRQAAEMGVTGVRCVDEADDLDLAWGRAYAAGTTLGPRVTGAGRGVRTTGGHGTAFPRVYTQMGAELVVDGPDAMARAVRRQVERGAQWIKIMLTGGLYSPFEAADEGQFTDAELATLMEVANQRHIPMAAHCGGNEPAIAFSELGGRSIEHGYMLDEQAAAVMARNGTWLVPTIGVTHDQEYIQSQGWPEHAANRSRELMPVHAAALQACIEAGVQVAVGADLNPIGPRFHRELEMLERAGMDRRSVLHAASVGGRSLNGFGDCSTPDPGAVADLILVEENPMSSLETLRRPVLVVTHGRVVYRR
- a CDS encoding hydantoinase B/oxoprolinase family protein; translated protein: MYVDPVTVEVIRNAFISIASQMNNNLARSAYTPIIYEMKDCSVGLFDARGNLLGQAPGLPIFLGSLEAAIDVTLEHMGGPESCRPGDVYAVNDSYMVGSHLNDVNVISPIFHSGELVGFGATKAHWLDIGAKDPGQAMDSTSIYQEGYRIAPVHLYREGKPERGMLDFLTRNSRLPRSIWGDMHAQIAACRTGERGLAELIDRFGLDTVTAAAEVIFDQCERLDREAVASISDGVYETDGEMDSWGPGGDPVYVKVVVTVEGEEIRVDLDGSAPMTPGCMNCGLAQTEAAANLAFKMLINSDVPVTAGTFRNLTLSAPEASVFDAREPAACQYYYPHLGMMIDLFIRALAPAVPERVVAGQAADPMNVLFSGPNPRTGEDFVVGEATAVGWGAYQGGDGTNGLINYGGGDLKNIPVEVMESRYPIRVHQYSVWPDSGGRGRWRGGLGVLRDYEVLADDITVSTWFERTRTPAWGLFGGEDGAATDVTLTVEGETVPLLKANQRPAPKGSRLHVATGGGGGYGVPEERDPELAAQDAIDGYSTG
- a CDS encoding ABC transporter ATP-binding protein produces the protein MREGVTSPLLEVRDLVKDYISRDAKLRQRVVRAVDGVSFEVWPSETFAIVGESGSGKSTVGRVILKLTDATEGHVSLLGEDILDLGEKHFRPMRTNLQMVFQDPLAAFDPRATIRSSLREFAEFGGERTPAQQDQAIEDAIRNVGLSPEIADRRPAEVSGGQLQRLSVARSLLVEPRLLFLDEPTSSLDVSIRGQIVNLLTGLQETAQLAYLLVAHDLRVVYAMAHRVAVMYLGQFVEIGTRDQVYRQAAHPYTRGLLEAAQLEEPGHMGEPVRLSGEISTDHLGSPGCRLMPRCPFSESKCAEPQPLRETRTGQMVRCWKAVEAPVSIGLPEPPSPGDRS